In Chitinivibrio alkaliphilus ACht1, one DNA window encodes the following:
- a CDS encoding sigma 54-interacting transcriptional regulator — protein sequence MRYCATWRGSKMDGRDFSLRQLQILFSISRELSSGNALSVMLDGVIAILEQEAGFERGTIAILKASGRELAIDISRGLSPREIEKGWYSIGEGVLGRVAETGTPALIPRIAEDPSFLDKTGARREVSLENLSFLCVPITSRGKNIGTLSCDRPASDDESLLNKDLLFLQAVADLIGRVVQARRKQKAELEALERENRQLKKHLSERADAGRSDRIIGNSSAMAALYTQIAQVAPLDTLVLIRGETGTGKELVARTLHEKSARQDKPFVAVNCAAIPETLLESELFGHTKGAFTGAAGSRRGFFEEAEGGTLFLDEIGDMSSSAQSRLLRVIQEKEMYTVGSSRPRKIDVRLICATNKNLEEAVQAGNFREDLYYRINVMSLFIPPLRDRGADILLLADYFIETYARRHEKKITRLSTPAIEMLSAYHWPGNVRELENVIERAVIVSFSSVIDAHDLPPSLQMKEKLSAEAPGQPGLAEKIAVYEKELIIDALKDARGNQAEAARLLHTTKRVIQYKITKYGIAYKKFRTGGA from the coding sequence ATGCGGTACTGCGCAACATGGCGGGGCAGTAAGATGGATGGACGGGATTTTTCACTGCGGCAGCTGCAAATCCTCTTTTCCATATCCCGGGAGCTGAGCTCCGGGAATGCCCTTTCTGTTATGCTGGATGGTGTTATTGCCATTCTTGAGCAGGAGGCGGGCTTTGAACGGGGCACCATTGCCATCCTGAAGGCATCGGGACGGGAGCTGGCCATTGATATCAGCCGCGGCCTTTCCCCCCGGGAGATAGAAAAGGGATGGTACAGCATTGGCGAAGGGGTGCTGGGCAGAGTGGCGGAGACGGGAACCCCCGCCCTGATTCCCCGTATTGCCGAAGATCCCTCCTTCCTTGATAAAACGGGGGCGCGCCGCGAGGTGTCCCTGGAAAATCTCTCGTTCCTCTGTGTTCCCATCACCTCCCGGGGAAAAAATATCGGTACCCTCTCCTGTGACAGGCCTGCCTCCGATGATGAGAGCCTTTTGAATAAGGACCTTCTTTTTTTGCAGGCCGTGGCCGATCTTATTGGCCGGGTGGTGCAGGCGCGACGAAAACAAAAGGCGGAGCTTGAGGCCCTGGAACGGGAAAACCGCCAGCTCAAAAAGCATCTCTCCGAACGTGCAGATGCAGGACGATCAGATCGCATTATTGGAAACAGCAGTGCCATGGCAGCACTCTACACGCAGATAGCCCAGGTAGCTCCCCTTGATACGCTGGTGCTTATTCGCGGTGAGACCGGTACGGGTAAGGAGTTGGTGGCCCGTACGCTCCATGAGAAAAGTGCGCGCCAGGACAAGCCCTTTGTGGCGGTAAACTGCGCCGCCATTCCTGAAACTCTTTTGGAAAGCGAACTCTTTGGACATACTAAGGGGGCCTTTACGGGGGCAGCGGGGTCGCGGCGTGGTTTTTTTGAAGAGGCAGAGGGGGGCACTCTTTTCCTGGATGAGATTGGAGATATGAGCAGCAGTGCCCAGAGCCGCCTTTTGCGGGTGATACAGGAAAAGGAGATGTATACCGTGGGCTCTTCCCGACCGAGAAAAATTGATGTACGCCTGATCTGTGCCACCAATAAAAATCTTGAAGAGGCTGTTCAGGCGGGAAATTTTCGCGAAGATCTCTACTACCGTATTAATGTGATGTCCCTCTTTATTCCCCCCCTGCGAGATCGTGGGGCGGATATTCTTCTCCTTGCCGATTATTTTATCGAAACATATGCACGCCGCCATGAAAAGAAAATTACCCGTTTAAGTACCCCTGCCATTGAAATGCTGTCGGCATATCACTGGCCGGGAAATGTGCGGGAGCTGGAAAATGTTATTGAGCGGGCCGTTATTGTTTCCTTTTCCTCCGTCATTGATGCCCATGATCTTCCCCCCAGCCTGCAGATGAAGGAAAAATTATCTGCGGAAGCACCGGGGCAGCCGGGCCTTGCGGAAAAGATAGCGGTCTATGAAAAGGAATTGATAATCGATGCCCTCAAGGATGCACGGGGCAATCAGGCGGAGGCTGCCCGCCTGCTCCATACCACAAAGCGGGTTATTCAGTATAAAATCACAAAATATGGGATCGCCTATAAAAAATTCCGCACCGGGGGAGCTTGA
- a CDS encoding ion transporter yields MILESVESVYLQYESFFSIFEVFSVTVFTIEYLVRIWTANIHPAYKKPLWGNLKFAATPLLIIDLLAILPFYLPFLGVDLRLLRVFRIHRLLRLFKIARYSTALSHITSVFRDKKEELFTALFFTFLLLVLTATLMYHIENPAQPEVFSSIPQTIWWGVAALTTVGYGDIYPITPQGQILGAIIAIIGIGIFALPAGILASGFSE; encoded by the coding sequence ATTATTCTGGAGTCAGTTGAATCGGTATATCTACAATACGAATCATTTTTTTCCATCTTTGAGGTATTCTCCGTAACGGTGTTTACCATTGAATATCTTGTGCGCATATGGACCGCCAACATACACCCGGCATATAAGAAACCCCTGTGGGGCAACCTGAAATTTGCTGCAACCCCACTCCTCATTATAGATTTATTGGCGATCCTACCCTTTTACCTCCCCTTTCTCGGAGTAGATCTACGCTTACTCAGGGTATTCAGAATACATCGACTGCTTCGACTCTTTAAAATAGCCCGCTACTCCACAGCCCTATCTCATATAACCTCTGTGTTCAGGGATAAAAAGGAAGAGCTTTTTACAGCCCTTTTCTTTACATTTCTCCTTCTGGTACTAACGGCAACACTCATGTACCATATTGAAAACCCTGCGCAACCGGAAGTCTTTTCAAGTATTCCCCAAACAATATGGTGGGGAGTAGCCGCCCTTACCACCGTTGGATATGGAGACATCTATCCCATCACTCCCCAGGGACAAATACTGGGTGCAATCATTGCGATCATTGGCATCGGTATATTTGCCCTCCCCGCGGGTATTCTGGCATCGGGGTTCTCCGAATAA
- a CDS encoding TetR/AcrR family transcriptional regulator — MIHTAEYLFGKQGYTQTTIKDITTRAGISVGTFYFYFNNKGELFQHLYDEFAKKLQIISDFALKKSDLGVIEGFCRYKAAELWTFQQLQEIAKTMLIEAPGFDPLFEKKRAHTFHKSNERVEHIFKNLCKHGHVHIQDTKTAALLCNGSLYSVVMEWLQQNRTQPLTEYAYPIIIFNLNAFQLKYVEEMVQTYITETISDIDTFFHFNKWV, encoded by the coding sequence ATCATTCACACAGCGGAGTATCTTTTCGGCAAACAGGGATATACCCAAACCACAATTAAGGATATTACCACCAGAGCAGGCATATCGGTTGGCACATTCTATTTCTATTTCAATAACAAGGGTGAACTCTTTCAGCACTTATATGACGAATTCGCAAAAAAACTGCAGATAATATCTGATTTTGCCCTCAAAAAAAGCGACCTCGGTGTAATAGAGGGCTTTTGCAGATACAAAGCGGCAGAATTATGGACCTTCCAGCAGTTGCAGGAAATTGCAAAGACAATGCTAATTGAAGCTCCGGGATTTGACCCCCTCTTTGAGAAAAAAAGGGCACACACATTTCACAAATCCAACGAGCGTGTTGAACACATATTTAAAAACCTGTGCAAACACGGTCACGTACATATACAGGATACAAAAACAGCAGCATTGTTATGTAATGGCTCCCTCTACAGTGTGGTAATGGAATGGCTTCAACAGAATCGTACTCAACCCTTAACAGAATATGCCTATCCAATTATCATATTCAATCTCAACGCCTTTCAACTAAAGTATGTCGAAGAGATGGTTCAGACTTACATCACAGAAACAATATCCGATATAGATACCTTTTTTCATTTTAACAAATGGGTGTAG
- a CDS encoding amidohydrolase family protein: MNIMQTTFVIVFATLSVVMSAEKTPEEDSNKKTIVLYNGLIIDGTGTPPIENGVVVIQGERITAVGSREEIKIPQKAVKKNLEGKTILPGFINTHVHYAYDERNLKKWLRAGITTVRDLCPGESRMPGSTGGNLTYIRKRDTLNQRTDLTRILSATSIMGVPGGYGYGSRFSSVKEAQELVNSYIDDNVDVIKFAITDFEQGRPWELPTFEQIQAITETARSRGIKTSAHINLAEHLQWAIDAGVDDIAHMVVDPVDDTTIQQIIDAGIYWIPTLELWDIVSSQFSLDYRDVAMENLKKFYQVGGKIALGTDFEGFMGDFDRGFPRTEIQLMKKAGMSNMAIIVAGTKNASFVCGIEEELGTLEAGKIADIMVVSGNPLQDITHLEKIFLVLHEGIVAYEK; encoded by the coding sequence ATGAACATAATGCAGACAACCTTCGTTATTGTATTCGCCACGTTGAGTGTCGTAATGTCAGCCGAAAAAACCCCCGAAGAGGATTCCAACAAAAAAACCATCGTACTGTACAACGGCCTGATTATCGATGGAACTGGCACACCTCCCATAGAAAACGGCGTAGTGGTAATACAGGGAGAGCGAATTACAGCTGTTGGATCACGGGAAGAAATAAAGATTCCACAGAAAGCTGTGAAAAAAAATCTGGAGGGAAAAACCATATTACCGGGTTTCATTAATACCCATGTACACTATGCCTATGATGAACGAAATCTCAAAAAATGGCTTAGAGCGGGAATAACAACCGTGCGTGACCTATGTCCCGGAGAAAGCAGAATGCCCGGCTCCACAGGAGGGAACCTGACCTATATACGTAAACGGGATACCCTGAATCAACGCACAGACCTTACCAGAATACTATCCGCCACATCTATTATGGGCGTTCCCGGCGGATATGGCTATGGAAGCAGATTCTCCTCTGTAAAAGAGGCTCAGGAACTGGTAAACAGCTATATTGATGACAATGTTGATGTTATCAAATTTGCAATTACAGATTTTGAACAGGGGCGACCGTGGGAACTGCCAACATTTGAACAGATTCAGGCCATAACAGAAACAGCACGATCACGGGGAATAAAAACATCGGCACATATTAATCTTGCAGAACATTTACAATGGGCAATTGATGCCGGAGTTGATGATATTGCTCATATGGTTGTGGATCCTGTTGATGATACTACAATTCAGCAAATTATTGATGCGGGAATTTACTGGATTCCAACCCTGGAATTATGGGATATTGTAAGTTCGCAATTTAGCCTTGACTATCGTGATGTAGCCATGGAAAATCTCAAAAAATTTTACCAGGTAGGGGGAAAGATAGCACTTGGAACTGATTTTGAAGGGTTTATGGGCGACTTTGATCGCGGTTTTCCCCGTACTGAAATACAACTTATGAAAAAAGCAGGGATGTCAAATATGGCTATTATTGTAGCGGGAACAAAAAATGCCTCCTTTGTATGCGGTATAGAAGAAGAGCTTGGTACATTGGAAGCTGGAAAAATTGCTGATATTATGGTTGTTTCAGGAAATCCCCTGCAGGACATTACGCATTTAGAAAAAATATTTTTGGTGCTGCATGAAGGAATCGTTGCATATGAAAAATAA
- the aroC gene encoding chorismate synthase translates to MSGSTFGTLFRISTFGESHGGAVGCVLDGAPPGLALSEEDIQKQLDRRKPGQSSVTTPRKEPDKVHLLSGIFEGQTTGTPILMILYNKDAQPSAYNDIKEMFRPGHADYTYLKKYGIRDYRGSGRASGRETAARVAAGAVAQKLLSQRGVSITAYTSRTAGISCTTYNPAEIENNPMRACDPVAAEQMVSRIEALAQEGDSVGGIVECRITGVREGLGEPVFDKIEADLAKAMLSLGAVKGFEIGRGFAAADLQGSEHNDAMDAHGFKTNNAGGVIGGITTGEEIYFRIAVKPTSSISKEQDTVDLDGNERVIRTEGRHDPCICPRIVPVVEAMAGLVLEDHYKRFESQNL, encoded by the coding sequence ATGTCCGGCAGCACTTTCGGAACTCTTTTTCGCATTAGTACCTTCGGAGAAAGCCACGGTGGCGCCGTAGGCTGTGTCCTTGACGGTGCTCCTCCGGGGCTTGCCCTCTCCGAAGAGGATATTCAAAAACAGCTCGATCGAAGAAAACCGGGTCAGTCCTCCGTAACCACTCCCCGTAAGGAGCCGGACAAGGTACATCTTTTGTCCGGTATTTTTGAGGGGCAAACAACGGGAACACCCATTTTGATGATTCTCTATAATAAGGATGCCCAGCCCAGCGCCTATAACGATATAAAAGAGATGTTTCGTCCCGGTCATGCAGACTATACCTATCTCAAAAAATACGGTATCCGGGATTATCGGGGGAGCGGTCGGGCCTCAGGACGTGAAACGGCAGCGCGGGTTGCCGCCGGTGCCGTGGCACAAAAACTTCTCAGTCAGCGCGGGGTCTCCATTACGGCCTACACCTCCCGCACGGCAGGTATCAGCTGCACCACCTATAATCCTGCAGAGATAGAAAACAACCCCATGCGGGCCTGTGACCCCGTTGCTGCGGAACAGATGGTCTCACGTATTGAAGCCCTGGCTCAGGAAGGAGACAGTGTGGGCGGCATTGTGGAGTGCCGTATTACGGGCGTCAGGGAGGGACTTGGTGAACCGGTGTTTGATAAGATTGAGGCTGATCTTGCCAAGGCGATGCTTTCCCTGGGGGCGGTGAAGGGCTTTGAGATTGGTCGGGGCTTTGCCGCGGCAGATCTTCAGGGCAGTGAACATAACGATGCCATGGATGCCCATGGGTTTAAAACAAATAATGCCGGTGGAGTCATTGGCGGGATTACCACGGGGGAGGAGATCTATTTTCGCATTGCCGTAAAACCGACATCCTCCATATCAAAAGAACAGGACACCGTTGATCTTGACGGAAATGAGCGGGTTATCCGCACGGAAGGACGACATGATCCCTGCATTTGTCCCCGCATTGTGCCCGTGGTGGAGGCCATGGCGGGATTGGTCCTTGAGGATCATTACAAGCGCTTTGAAAGCCAGAATCTGTAA
- the acnA gene encoding aconitate hydratase AcnA, with protein MTVGTEEYTIYSLHATGVDGVDRLPVSLKILLENLLRNAESPFVEEGHIAAFEQWLEKGYSSQDIAYHPVRVVMQDFTGVPAVVDLAAMRDALARLGGNPGDISPQIPVDLVVDHSVTVDYYGTEDAFEKNVAAEYARNGERYGFLKWGQEAFDNFRVVPPGTGIVHQVNLEYLAKVVWIRVEGGEKTACPDTCVGTDSHTTMINGLSVLGWGVGGIEAEAAMLNQPVTMQIPEVVGYELRGELREGVTATDLVLTVVEHLRTHGVVGKFVEFYGAGLAHLSIADRATIANMAPEYGATCGFFPVDDETLAYLRFTGRTSHEVDLVRAYAQEQGLWNDPSHRPARFTEILSLDLSQVEPSIAGPKRPQDRIPLARAPHILAGKEGRDTTGKISVPLKDTGGSLSHGDVVIAAITSCTNTSNPAVLVAAGLLAKKAYEKGLSVSPRVKTSFAPGSQVVTEYLSRADLTPYLNRLGFTLAGYGCTTCIGNSGPLNRDISQAIADHGLNVAAVLSGNRNFEGRISPDVKDSYLTSPPLVVAYALAGSMHVNLQEDPLGRDAAGTPVYLRDIWPSEGEIQEYIRKNLSPKMFSQRYASVFAGDDRWNEMAVPRGNTYAWNKDSTYIQAPPFFDDITSPPRDEFVLKQGRILALLGDTVTTDHISPAGAIPADSPAGKWLQEQGVSPAEFNSYGSRRGNHEVMMRGTFANIRIRNEMLADVEGGYTIHIPSGRTLPIYDAAMAYGRENTPLVVIAGAEYGTGSSRDWAAKGTRLLGVGAVVAESFERIHRSNLIGMGVLPLQFQKNDGRKQLQLTGREEISLRLKYPEPAAGMTVYMDIAYENGQSRCCELTARIDTAGELHYFRHGGILHAVLRNMAGQ; from the coding sequence ATGACCGTGGGAACTGAGGAGTATACCATTTACTCACTCCATGCAACCGGAGTGGACGGGGTGGATCGCCTCCCTGTGTCCCTGAAAATATTGTTGGAAAATCTTCTACGTAATGCCGAAAGCCCCTTTGTGGAAGAAGGCCATATTGCTGCCTTTGAGCAGTGGCTTGAAAAGGGATACTCCTCTCAGGATATTGCCTATCACCCCGTGCGTGTGGTGATGCAGGATTTCACGGGGGTTCCCGCCGTGGTTGACCTTGCGGCCATGCGTGACGCCCTGGCCCGTCTTGGGGGAAATCCCGGGGATATCTCTCCGCAGATTCCCGTGGATCTGGTGGTTGACCATTCAGTCACGGTGGATTATTATGGTACGGAGGATGCCTTTGAAAAAAATGTTGCCGCAGAATATGCCCGCAACGGTGAACGATACGGCTTTTTGAAATGGGGGCAGGAGGCCTTTGATAATTTTCGTGTGGTGCCGCCGGGAACGGGTATTGTGCATCAGGTAAACCTCGAATATCTCGCAAAGGTGGTGTGGATACGGGTAGAGGGGGGTGAGAAAACTGCCTGTCCCGATACCTGTGTGGGAACAGACTCACACACCACCATGATAAACGGTCTCTCTGTCCTTGGCTGGGGAGTTGGCGGGATTGAGGCTGAGGCGGCCATGCTGAATCAGCCCGTGACGATGCAGATTCCCGAGGTTGTGGGCTATGAGCTGCGGGGTGAACTGCGTGAGGGGGTGACGGCTACAGATCTTGTCCTTACAGTGGTAGAGCATCTTCGTACTCACGGAGTTGTGGGGAAATTTGTGGAGTTTTACGGTGCGGGACTGGCGCATCTTTCCATTGCCGATCGTGCAACCATAGCCAATATGGCCCCTGAATACGGTGCCACCTGCGGGTTTTTCCCCGTGGATGATGAGACCCTTGCCTATCTTCGTTTTACGGGACGTACATCCCATGAGGTTGATTTGGTGCGTGCCTATGCCCAGGAACAGGGGTTGTGGAATGATCCATCCCACAGGCCGGCCCGCTTTACGGAAATCCTCAGCCTCGATCTTTCTCAGGTGGAGCCCTCCATTGCAGGGCCAAAACGCCCACAGGACAGAATCCCCCTTGCCCGTGCACCGCATATTCTGGCGGGAAAAGAGGGGAGAGATACCACAGGAAAGATCTCCGTACCTCTGAAAGATACGGGGGGAAGTCTGAGTCACGGAGATGTGGTTATTGCCGCCATTACCTCCTGTACCAATACCTCAAACCCGGCGGTACTTGTTGCCGCAGGGCTTTTGGCAAAAAAGGCGTATGAAAAGGGGTTGTCCGTATCTCCCAGGGTAAAAACATCCTTTGCACCGGGGTCGCAGGTGGTAACGGAGTATCTTTCCCGGGCAGATCTTACCCCCTATCTCAATCGTCTCGGCTTTACCCTTGCCGGATATGGCTGCACCACCTGTATTGGAAATTCCGGCCCCCTGAACAGAGATATCTCACAGGCCATTGCCGATCACGGACTTAATGTAGCGGCGGTCCTTTCGGGAAATCGAAATTTTGAGGGACGTATCTCCCCGGATGTGAAAGACAGCTATCTAACCTCACCGCCCCTTGTGGTGGCCTATGCCCTGGCGGGGAGTATGCATGTCAACCTGCAGGAAGATCCCCTGGGACGGGATGCGGCGGGCACACCGGTCTATCTGCGTGATATCTGGCCCTCCGAAGGGGAGATTCAGGAATATATCCGAAAAAATCTCTCTCCTAAGATGTTTTCTCAGCGCTATGCGAGCGTTTTTGCGGGGGATGATCGATGGAATGAGATGGCAGTTCCCCGGGGGAATACCTATGCGTGGAATAAAGACTCCACCTATATTCAGGCCCCGCCCTTTTTTGATGATATCACCAGCCCCCCCCGCGATGAATTTGTCCTGAAGCAGGGGCGTATCCTGGCACTGCTCGGTGATACGGTCACCACGGATCATATCTCCCCGGCCGGGGCAATCCCTGCAGATTCTCCTGCGGGAAAATGGCTGCAGGAGCAGGGGGTATCCCCCGCGGAGTTTAATTCATACGGCTCCCGGCGGGGAAACCATGAGGTGATGATGCGGGGTACCTTTGCCAATATTCGTATCCGCAATGAAATGCTTGCGGACGTGGAAGGGGGCTATACCATCCATATTCCATCGGGACGCACCCTGCCCATCTACGATGCAGCCATGGCCTACGGGCGTGAAAATACGCCCCTTGTGGTTATTGCCGGGGCTGAATACGGTACCGGCTCCAGCCGAGACTGGGCTGCCAAGGGTACCCGCCTTCTTGGCGTGGGGGCTGTGGTGGCCGAAAGCTTTGAACGAATACATCGTTCCAATCTCATCGGTATGGGGGTGCTTCCCCTGCAGTTTCAAAAAAATGATGGGCGAAAACAACTTCAATTAACCGGACGTGAAGAAATCTCCCTGCGTCTGAAATATCCTGAACCCGCCGCCGGTATGACCGTGTATATGGATATTGCCTATGAAAATGGACAGAGCCGTTGCTGTGAGCTCACCGCCCGCATAGATACGGCGGGGGAGCTCCACTATTTTCGCCATGGCGGGATACTTCATGCGGTACTGCGCAACATGGCGGGGCAGTAA
- a CDS encoding DUF4282 domain-containing protein: protein MISNGGIMGIIAGLITMVATALFARIYSELMIVLFKINDNIRRLAEKTGA from the coding sequence ATGATTAGCAACGGGGGTATTATGGGCATTATTGCCGGTCTTATCACTATGGTGGCAACAGCCCTGTTTGCACGTATTTACAGCGAGCTCATGATTGTTCTTTTCAAGATTAACGACAATATCCGGCGACTGGCGGAGAAAACAGGGGCCTAA
- the purE gene encoding 5-(carboxyamino)imidazole ribonucleotide mutase: MEEKIVSIVMGSDSDLPVMQEAGDILDELGVAWEVDIVSAHRTPQKLYDFAAAAHTRGVGAIIAGAGGAAHLPGMVAAISPLPVIGVPIKSRNSIDGWDSLLSILQMPAGIPVATVALNGAKNAGILAAQIISVGNSSVQESLIAYKKQLQETVEKKAENLKK, encoded by the coding sequence ATGGAAGAAAAAATAGTCAGTATCGTCATGGGGTCAGATTCGGATCTGCCCGTAATGCAGGAAGCCGGAGACATTCTTGATGAACTGGGTGTGGCCTGGGAAGTGGACATTGTATCTGCCCACCGCACCCCTCAAAAACTCTACGATTTTGCCGCAGCAGCACATACCCGCGGTGTTGGGGCCATTATCGCCGGCGCAGGTGGCGCGGCCCATCTGCCGGGAATGGTGGCGGCTATATCTCCCCTGCCCGTAATCGGTGTTCCCATTAAATCACGAAATTCCATTGACGGGTGGGACTCCCTTCTTTCCATACTCCAGATGCCCGCTGGCATTCCCGTTGCCACGGTTGCCCTCAACGGAGCAAAAAATGCGGGTATCCTTGCCGCACAGATTATCTCCGTGGGAAACAGCTCCGTTCAGGAATCCCTGATTGCCTATAAGAAACAATTGCAGGAGACCGTGGAAAAAAAGGCTGAAAACCTCAAAAAATAG
- a CDS encoding 5-(carboxyamino)imidazole ribonucleotide synthase, with protein sequence MEEFVTSDLIIGIISGGQLGKMLIQEASKWDMTTYVLDPDKDCPAAQIATRHIEGSNLDFDAVYRFGKEVDLLTFEIENVHMGALKKLKSEGVRIAPDPDVLELIQDKGKQKTFYTRNDIPTAPFHLYESKEQILHALDAGHITVPFVQKLRTGGYDGRGVAVITHTKDLEKLLDGPSVIEEKVAIEKEISLIVARNKAGETATYPLVEMEFDPQENLVDTLFCPASVTEQQGTKAREAAEKIVSLLNMEGLLAVELFIDSTGDVLVNEVAPRTHNSGHHTIESVMTSQFEQHLRAVLNLPLGSTELKRPAVMVNILGEPGFEGPVRYTGLSEALAMAGVKIHLYGKKITRPARKMGHATILATTLDEARKKAKRVQQLIKVTSWKKK encoded by the coding sequence ATGGAAGAATTTGTAACATCAGATTTGATAATTGGCATCATCTCCGGCGGACAGCTGGGAAAAATGCTTATTCAGGAAGCAAGCAAGTGGGATATGACCACCTATGTCCTTGATCCCGACAAGGATTGTCCCGCCGCACAGATCGCCACCCGCCATATAGAAGGGAGCAACCTCGATTTTGATGCGGTCTACCGCTTTGGCAAAGAGGTGGATCTTCTCACCTTTGAGATTGAAAATGTTCACATGGGCGCCCTTAAAAAACTGAAATCCGAGGGAGTACGCATCGCCCCCGATCCGGACGTTCTTGAATTGATACAGGATAAGGGAAAACAAAAGACCTTTTATACTCGCAACGATATCCCCACCGCCCCTTTTCATCTCTACGAATCAAAGGAGCAAATCCTCCACGCCCTTGATGCAGGGCATATCACGGTTCCCTTTGTGCAAAAACTGCGCACAGGTGGCTACGATGGCCGTGGTGTTGCCGTGATCACCCACACAAAGGATCTTGAGAAACTTCTGGACGGCCCCTCGGTGATTGAGGAAAAGGTGGCCATAGAAAAGGAGATATCCCTTATTGTGGCCCGCAACAAAGCCGGTGAGACAGCCACCTATCCCCTTGTGGAGATGGAGTTTGACCCACAGGAAAATCTGGTGGACACCCTTTTTTGTCCCGCTTCAGTGACGGAGCAACAGGGCACAAAGGCCCGCGAGGCCGCAGAAAAAATCGTCTCCCTCCTGAATATGGAGGGGCTTTTGGCAGTGGAATTATTTATTGACTCCACGGGGGATGTTCTGGTAAATGAAGTGGCCCCCCGTACGCATAACAGCGGCCATCACACCATTGAGAGCGTTATGACGTCGCAGTTTGAACAGCACCTGCGGGCCGTCCTGAATCTGCCCCTGGGAAGTACTGAATTAAAACGCCCCGCCGTGATGGTAAATATTCTCGGAGAGCCCGGTTTTGAAGGCCCCGTACGCTACACAGGGCTTTCTGAGGCCCTTGCCATGGCGGGGGTAAAGATACATTTATACGGCAAGAAAATCACCCGGCCCGCACGAAAAATGGGCCATGCAACCATCCTCGCCACCACACTGGACGAAGCACGAAAAAAGGCAAAACGGGTACAACAATTAATAAAGGTGACATCATGGAAGAAAAAATAG